One genomic segment of Bdellovibrionales bacterium includes these proteins:
- the recO gene encoding DNA repair protein RecO has product MKNERAIILRTIKQGESNLIVHALNRDGCRVNLMAKGAMRSRRRFGGGVLEPLNYIQMSYRERYSPDDQDALHWLEEAHLVESFNGIRADYDRLEMGIYLLQLVSKVSKEAISDNCELFDLLGNSLHALQSSQKTKYLKLLFELKLLHQQGVLDRQGEGAFLIAFSIRDHEQINLNEDEFLLVKRETRHFLEAYFQ; this is encoded by the coding sequence TTGAAAAATGAGCGGGCGATCATTTTACGTACGATTAAGCAGGGAGAGTCCAACTTAATCGTGCACGCTCTGAATCGTGATGGGTGTCGAGTGAACTTAATGGCTAAGGGTGCCATGCGCAGTCGTCGACGATTTGGGGGCGGAGTTCTCGAGCCCCTTAATTACATTCAAATGAGCTATCGCGAGAGATATTCACCTGATGATCAGGACGCTCTTCATTGGCTAGAAGAGGCTCACTTGGTTGAGTCTTTCAATGGAATCCGCGCAGATTATGATCGTCTTGAAATGGGGATTTATCTTTTGCAGTTGGTCTCGAAAGTTTCTAAAGAGGCCATCTCAGATAATTGTGAATTGTTTGATTTGCTTGGCAATAGTCTTCATGCACTTCAGTCTTCACAAAAGACGAAGTACTTGAAGCTCCTCTTTGAGCTGAAACTCCTTCACCAACAAGGTGTTCTTGATCGTCAGGGTGAAGGTGCCTTTCTCATTGCGTTCTCGATTCGAGATCATGAACAGATCAATTTGAACGAGGACGAGTTTCTCCTTGTCAAACGCGAGACTCGTCACTTTTTGGAAGCCTATTTTCAGTAA
- a CDS encoding FecR domain-containing protein has product MAKIPIKILCLSFFVISLLLGAESRAAQVHGILTVVKGNVSIKSGKTGKEEKAKIGMKVFPKDSILTQADSRAKIVMVDKNEINVSPSSNIVIDNYEFDPAKDNKKVLIDVIYGKVRAKVEQKYDGESNKFQVKTPSAVAGVRGTDFFTSFNQVTNSSKVVTFKGEVAFGLPGPGGTILNPVSVKVGEFTVNTGNNPPAPAVQMPKTELAQFDKETKADTPDREKQGGPGGGSNQPEKDKKDEQKKDEGGNKGQGSDQKKDDGGNKGQDGDQKRDEGGNKGQGNNKEGRGNDGPKTEQGEKGSEQSKNEPGNNPKNSAGTGARPSDARPDGTSGPSGSGPGPEFAGGPPTPGMGGDPKRDPAGMMPIPMEGTGMMRPEDFASAPNMPAFVGMMPPPPMMPFQPPPMPGTNIICEFCREVIQDGATRLFIRVTQGSQ; this is encoded by the coding sequence ATGGCTAAGATTCCCATTAAGATACTCTGTCTCAGTTTTTTTGTGATTAGCCTGTTGCTTGGTGCCGAATCCAGAGCTGCTCAGGTTCATGGCATTCTCACCGTGGTTAAAGGAAATGTCTCAATAAAATCTGGAAAGACAGGAAAAGAAGAAAAAGCTAAGATTGGGATGAAGGTATTCCCTAAAGATTCCATATTAACTCAGGCCGATTCTCGTGCCAAGATTGTGATGGTAGACAAAAATGAAATCAATGTGTCTCCAAGTTCTAACATTGTTATCGATAACTACGAATTCGATCCGGCCAAAGACAACAAAAAAGTATTGATAGATGTTATATATGGAAAAGTTCGGGCAAAGGTCGAACAAAAATATGACGGCGAGAGCAATAAGTTTCAAGTAAAAACGCCATCTGCAGTGGCGGGAGTCCGAGGAACCGATTTCTTTACGTCCTTTAATCAAGTCACGAACTCCTCAAAGGTTGTTACCTTCAAAGGAGAGGTCGCTTTTGGACTTCCAGGACCAGGAGGAACGATTCTCAATCCTGTTTCTGTCAAAGTTGGCGAGTTTACGGTGAATACAGGAAATAATCCGCCAGCTCCTGCGGTGCAGATGCCTAAGACTGAACTTGCTCAATTTGACAAAGAGACAAAGGCAGATACACCTGACAGAGAAAAACAAGGTGGTCCTGGCGGGGGAAGCAATCAGCCCGAAAAGGATAAGAAGGACGAACAGAAGAAGGACGAAGGTGGAAACAAAGGCCAAGGCAGTGATCAAAAGAAGGACGACGGCGGAAATAAGGGCCAAGACGGTGATCAAAAGAGGGACGAAGGTGGAAACAAAGGCCAAGGTAATAATAAGGAAGGTCGAGGCAATGATGGCCCCAAAACTGAACAAGGCGAAAAGGGATCCGAACAGTCAAAAAATGAGCCTGGCAACAACCCAAAAAATAGCGCCGGTACAGGCGCTAGACCTTCAGACGCTCGACCCGATGGAACATCGGGTCCCTCGGGCTCAGGGCCAGGTCCTGAATTTGCCGGTGGCCCTCCAACTCCAGGTATGGGAGGGGATCCAAAACGCGACCCAGCTGGAATGATGCCAATCCCCATGGAAGGCACTGGTATGATGAGGCCTGAAGACTTTGCTTCAGCACCAAACATGCCTGCTTTTGTTGGAATGATGCCACCTCCGCCGATGATGCCATTCCAACCACCCCCAATGCCTGGAACAAATATAATCTGTGAGTTCTGCCGTGAGGTCATTCAAGATGGGGCCACGCGCCTTTTTATCCGTGTGACCCAAGGTTCACAATGA
- a CDS encoding flagellin FliC: MGFRVSTNIAAINAQRNLLNSQLHISDSMSKLASGSRINKAADDAAGLAISENIKAQVRSARQANRNANDGISMVQTAEGGLNEIGNIIVRLRELGIQAASDTVGDTERSFIDKEVQQLKSEVQRIASVTTWGTTKLLDGTTPIFDYQVGLYNDDFEDRISFSSEENVATLDALGLAGLDYNTKAGAQESLGLLDSSQTAVNGMRANLGALQNRLLSTVQNLLVAEENMSAANSRIRDTDVAEASSEMTRNGILLQAATATLAQANQVNSTALKLIG, from the coding sequence ATGGGATTTCGTGTTTCAACAAATATTGCGGCGATCAACGCCCAAAGAAATTTACTGAATAGTCAATTGCACATTAGCGACAGCATGAGCAAACTGGCTTCGGGTAGTCGAATCAATAAGGCAGCGGACGACGCCGCTGGTTTGGCCATCTCCGAAAACATAAAGGCTCAAGTAAGGTCGGCCCGCCAAGCAAATCGCAACGCAAACGACGGCATTTCAATGGTCCAAACGGCTGAGGGAGGTCTCAATGAGATTGGAAACATCATTGTTCGCCTTCGCGAACTGGGGATCCAAGCGGCCTCTGACACGGTTGGGGACACTGAAAGGTCCTTTATCGACAAGGAAGTTCAGCAGTTAAAAAGTGAGGTTCAACGTATTGCCTCGGTTACCACATGGGGTACGACCAAGCTTTTAGATGGTACAACGCCCATTTTTGACTACCAAGTTGGACTTTACAATGACGATTTTGAAGATCGCATTTCCTTCAGCTCTGAAGAAAATGTGGCGACTCTCGATGCGCTTGGCCTTGCGGGTTTGGACTACAACACCAAAGCGGGAGCTCAAGAATCCCTTGGACTTCTCGATAGTTCTCAAACTGCCGTGAATGGTATGCGTGCAAACCTTGGCGCTCTGCAAAATCGACTGCTATCAACGGTCCAAAATCTCCTTGTTGCTGAGGAAAACATGTCCGCTGCCAATAGTCGCATCAGAGATACCGATGTTGCTGAAGCCTCCTCGGAGATGACCAGAAACGGCATCCTCCTTCAGGCTGCGACTGCGACCCTCGCTCAAGCAAACCAAGTCAATTCCACCGCTCTGAAATTGATTGGTTAA
- a CDS encoding flippase-like domain-containing protein, translating to METRTRALLTKLLKFGVAVGLIAWMVNKGLLDLSSLGQLLTPVHVCVALTLLFLNIYINNYRWSLLLASQELPASLVVTFPLTLVGLFFNFAVPGAVGGDVIKAYYVAQDHPKRRMAAATTVMMDRIVGLYAMILLAVITMLLNFETVWHRMALRNIFFSSLLLVLLMTIVLGLIFSSAVKTKNPLLRWSKGLPGGDFLNRFYEALHSYGKNLRTVILTIAISLIGQMIAIGYMAYIGFALGENVPLATYFFAVPLGFIVMALPISPAGIGVGQVAFLVLFRMFTGSETTVGQTVITVFQIGILSWSLIGAFIYAQRKKPKILDEATSA from the coding sequence ATGGAGACGCGGACCAGGGCTTTATTAACAAAACTTTTGAAGTTTGGCGTTGCGGTGGGTCTCATCGCTTGGATGGTCAACAAGGGTCTCCTTGATCTTTCCTCCTTGGGCCAGCTCCTCACTCCTGTGCATGTTTGCGTTGCCTTAACTTTGCTTTTTTTAAATATCTATATAAATAATTATCGCTGGTCCTTGTTGCTCGCCTCGCAGGAGTTGCCGGCCAGCCTTGTCGTTACTTTTCCTCTCACTTTGGTGGGACTTTTTTTTAATTTTGCGGTGCCCGGGGCGGTCGGGGGAGATGTGATCAAGGCCTACTATGTGGCTCAAGATCACCCAAAACGAAGGATGGCTGCGGCAACCACAGTGATGATGGACAGAATCGTGGGACTTTACGCGATGATTCTTCTGGCTGTTATCACCATGTTGTTAAATTTCGAAACGGTGTGGCACCGAATGGCTTTGCGAAACATCTTTTTTTCGAGTCTGTTGCTGGTCTTGCTGATGACAATCGTTTTGGGATTGATTTTTTCCTCTGCGGTGAAAACCAAAAATCCTCTGCTTCGTTGGAGTAAGGGATTGCCGGGAGGTGATTTTCTGAACAGATTTTATGAGGCCCTTCATTCCTATGGTAAGAACCTCAGGACGGTGATCCTGACAATTGCGATCAGTCTCATAGGGCAGATGATTGCGATAGGGTATATGGCTTACATTGGATTCGCTCTGGGCGAGAACGTACCTCTGGCGACCTACTTTTTTGCGGTTCCCTTGGGATTCATTGTCATGGCTTTACCGATCAGCCCTGCCGGAATTGGTGTGGGCCAAGTGGCTTTCTTGGTTTTATTTCGTATGTTTACCGGGAGTGAGACCACGGTGGGACAGACAGTCATTACCGTTTTTCAGATTGGCATCCTCTCTTGGAGTCTGATTGGAGCATTTATTTATGCTCAGAGAAAGAAGCCAAAAATTCTAGATGAGGCCACTTCGGCTTGA
- the clpB gene encoding ATP-dependent chaperone ClpB — protein sequence MTKMSQQAMQEAAEFAESSQNPSVEPWHLLKAILSQSDGIVPRVLTEGMKLKLEPLVREVGIQIDRLPKVSGENIRVQASSDLVKLFKAAESESKGMNDDFISTEHFMLAALKSGNPTLKDIFKKLGVDAKQFMEALKMSRGGQRVTDDSPEAKFDVLKKYARDLTELAEAGKLDPVVGRDEEIRRVVQVLSRRTKNNPVLIGEPGVGKTAIAEGLALRIINQDVPSVLIGKKLMSLDLGALVAGAKYRGEFEDRLKSVVKEVTGSNGQIILFIDELHTLVGAGKADGAMDAGQILKPALARGELRCIGATTLDEYRQYIEKDKALERRFQNVLVAEPSVHDAITILRGLKEKYEVHHGVRITDAAIVNAVKLSHRYITGRFLPDKAIDLMDEAASKLSIEINSVPSEIDEIERKMMQLQIEREALKKEKEKGAKDRLSNIESELKDLSTELQTLKHQWEKEKREIGGLKGTKEEIERMRVEVERAEREGNLERAAELKYGRLPELEKRLLTHAEDTTKSSGETRMLKEEVGPEEIAEVVSKWTGVPVSKMLQSDSERLLQMESLLRQKVVGQDQALVVVSDAIRRARAEISDPHRPIGSFFFLGPTGVGKTETAKALAEFLFDTQDALVRIDMTEYMEKHSVSRLIGAPPGYVGYEEGGQLTEKVRRRPYSIILFDEIEKAHPEVFNVFLQIMDDGRLTDGQGRVVDFRNTVLIMTSNVGSQFIADSKLTTAEREDAAKEALRAHFRPEFLNRIDEIVIFNSLSEEQLGGIVEIQLSEVKARLKDKHIELEFDPSALRYLARKGFDPHYGARPLRRVIQSEVLNVLSKLLISGQLKPETHLKITANDLNLEFGEFAGS from the coding sequence ATGACAAAGATGAGCCAACAGGCGATGCAGGAGGCGGCTGAGTTTGCCGAGTCCAGCCAAAATCCTTCGGTTGAGCCCTGGCACTTGCTGAAGGCTATTCTGTCACAATCAGATGGAATCGTCCCGCGGGTGTTAACGGAGGGAATGAAGCTGAAACTAGAACCTTTGGTCCGTGAGGTCGGGATTCAAATCGACCGTCTTCCAAAGGTGTCGGGAGAGAACATCCGAGTTCAAGCAAGTTCAGATTTGGTGAAATTATTTAAGGCCGCAGAGTCTGAATCCAAGGGAATGAATGATGACTTCATCTCCACTGAGCACTTTATGTTGGCCGCATTAAAGTCGGGGAATCCGACCTTAAAAGATATATTTAAGAAACTTGGCGTTGATGCCAAACAATTTATGGAGGCATTGAAAATGAGTCGAGGAGGTCAGCGCGTAACGGATGATTCGCCGGAAGCTAAGTTTGATGTTTTAAAGAAATATGCGCGGGATCTGACTGAGCTCGCTGAGGCAGGAAAATTGGACCCGGTCGTTGGGCGGGATGAAGAAATTCGTCGCGTGGTGCAAGTGCTTTCACGGCGGACTAAGAACAATCCAGTTCTCATCGGTGAGCCGGGCGTGGGCAAAACGGCTATTGCCGAGGGGCTGGCGTTGCGGATTATCAACCAAGACGTGCCAAGCGTTTTGATCGGAAAGAAATTGATGTCTCTTGATTTGGGGGCGCTGGTTGCGGGAGCTAAGTATCGTGGCGAATTTGAAGATCGTTTGAAATCCGTCGTCAAAGAGGTGACCGGCAGCAATGGTCAGATTATTCTATTTATCGATGAGCTTCACACCTTGGTGGGAGCCGGAAAAGCGGACGGTGCTATGGATGCGGGGCAGATTCTCAAGCCAGCATTGGCGCGCGGGGAGCTTCGGTGCATTGGGGCCACGACCCTTGATGAATATCGACAATACATCGAAAAAGACAAGGCCCTTGAGAGAAGGTTTCAGAATGTGCTGGTAGCAGAACCCAGCGTTCACGATGCCATCACGATCTTGCGTGGACTCAAAGAAAAGTACGAAGTGCATCATGGGGTGAGAATCACAGATGCTGCGATAGTGAATGCAGTGAAACTTTCTCATCGTTATATTACGGGCCGTTTTTTGCCTGACAAAGCCATCGATCTCATGGATGAAGCTGCAAGCAAGCTGAGCATTGAAATCAATTCGGTTCCGTCAGAAATAGACGAAATAGAGCGAAAGATGATGCAATTGCAGATTGAACGGGAGGCTTTAAAGAAGGAGAAGGAGAAGGGGGCGAAGGATAGGCTCTCAAATATTGAATCTGAACTTAAGGATCTTTCGACTGAATTGCAAACCCTCAAGCATCAATGGGAAAAGGAAAAGCGGGAAATAGGTGGCTTGAAGGGAACGAAGGAAGAAATCGAGCGAATGAGGGTTGAGGTCGAAAGGGCAGAGCGGGAAGGGAATCTTGAGAGGGCTGCTGAGCTGAAGTACGGTCGGCTTCCAGAGCTTGAGAAGCGACTCTTAACCCACGCGGAGGACACGACTAAAAGTTCCGGCGAAACGAGGATGTTAAAAGAGGAAGTTGGACCTGAAGAAATAGCGGAGGTTGTGTCAAAATGGACTGGGGTTCCAGTCAGCAAGATGTTGCAGTCCGATTCAGAAAGACTTTTGCAGATGGAAAGTCTTTTGCGCCAGAAGGTTGTGGGTCAGGATCAGGCCCTCGTTGTGGTATCAGATGCTATCAGGCGGGCTCGTGCCGAGATTTCTGATCCTCATCGACCCATCGGATCGTTTTTCTTTCTTGGGCCAACAGGGGTTGGAAAGACGGAGACGGCCAAGGCCTTAGCTGAATTTCTATTTGATACTCAAGACGCGTTGGTTCGAATTGATATGACTGAATACATGGAGAAGCATTCTGTATCCCGACTCATTGGGGCTCCTCCCGGATATGTTGGCTATGAGGAAGGCGGACAGTTGACTGAGAAAGTGCGTCGCCGTCCTTACAGCATTATTTTGTTTGATGAGATTGAAAAGGCTCATCCCGAAGTATTTAATGTTTTCCTTCAAATTATGGATGATGGGCGATTGACTGATGGTCAGGGTCGGGTCGTGGATTTTCGCAACACTGTCTTGATTATGACCTCCAATGTGGGGTCACAATTCATCGCGGATAGCAAATTGACGACAGCGGAAAGGGAAGACGCCGCGAAAGAGGCCCTTCGGGCTCATTTTAGGCCGGAGTTTCTGAATCGGATTGATGAAATAGTCATTTTCAATAGCCTATCGGAAGAGCAACTGGGCGGTATTGTTGAAATCCAACTGTCTGAAGTAAAGGCAAGACTAAAGGACAAGCATATTGAGCTGGAATTTGACCCAAGTGCACTTCGGTACTTAGCGAGGAAGGGTTTTGATCCTCACTATGGAGCACGCCCTTTGCGTCGGGTGATACAGTCCGAGGTATTGAATGTACTTTCCAAACTTTTGATTTCTGGCCAATTGAAACCTGAAACCCATCTTAAAATCACGGCGAACGATTTAAACCTGGAATTTGGTGAGTTTGCGGGTAGCTGA
- a CDS encoding HAD family hydrolase: MRNVRNVLNVQRADKALSSVYYGTHEELKMKKRAVFFDRDGTLIVDKLYLNDPAQIEYLPDVFVSLRKLRDAGYVFLVATNQSGVARGIVQIEKLREIHRVMRADFSREGIDFLSFHDAPYMTDTNHFMRKPNPGMLLEGASFYNIDLARSWMVGDRMTDVEAGHRAGTRSILLGGLESPSESAYSQPDAHVFSLSCVADSILRHSVTKPA; this comes from the coding sequence GTGCGCAATGTGCGAAATGTGCTCAATGTGCAAAGAGCTGACAAAGCACTCAGCTCCGTCTATTATGGGACACACGAGGAACTCAAAATGAAGAAAAGAGCTGTATTTTTTGACCGGGACGGCACTCTTATTGTTGATAAGTTGTACTTGAATGATCCAGCCCAGATTGAATACCTGCCGGATGTTTTCGTTAGCTTGAGAAAGCTAAGAGACGCTGGATATGTTTTTTTAGTTGCAACTAACCAGAGTGGAGTTGCACGAGGCATTGTTCAGATCGAAAAATTAAGAGAAATTCATCGTGTGATGCGGGCTGACTTCTCCCGAGAGGGAATTGATTTTCTCTCCTTTCATGATGCGCCCTACATGACTGACACAAATCACTTCATGAGAAAACCGAATCCGGGGATGCTTCTTGAAGGGGCAAGCTTCTACAATATTGATCTCGCGAGAAGTTGGATGGTTGGAGATCGCATGACTGACGTCGAAGCGGGTCATCGGGCGGGAACTCGATCTATCTTACTTGGGGGCCTGGAGTCTCCCTCTGAGTCAGCCTATTCTCAACCTGATGCTCACGTCTTCTCTCTCTCTTGTGTTGCCGATTCCATCTTGAGGCATTCTGTGACAAAACCTGCCTAG
- a CDS encoding sigma-54-dependent Fis family transcriptional regulator, with protein sequence MSGIDSSSFLPPSDNQVLPGVKTPNKIIEDKRIIYKSEVMRHLIRMVERVAPSNATVLVLGESGTGKELIAHALHEKSLRKNKPFVAINCGALRETLLESELFGHEKGAFTGAYTRKIGLAEVANGGTLFLDEIGELSPGIQAKLLRFLQEGEIYRVGGKEPIRVDIRLVSATNKELDKEVMRGNFREDLFYRINTIMLQSPPLRRRKEDIPFLVEYFLAKSPHGYLNRGRQMSEDAIKILMRYDWPGNIRELQNVCERLQILAEGHIIMPGDLPENVRNPDHKIIIDDYDPTMTLHELEKRYILKALNYFDGNKTQAANALGITIKTLYNKLHEYGEFDRYAVHTKPMIPTPKF encoded by the coding sequence ATGTCAGGAATTGATAGTTCGTCATTTCTTCCTCCCAGCGATAACCAGGTTTTACCCGGCGTTAAAACTCCCAATAAAATTATAGAAGACAAGCGAATCATTTACAAATCAGAAGTCATGCGCCATCTCATTCGCATGGTGGAGAGGGTGGCTCCATCTAATGCGACAGTTCTTGTTCTTGGAGAAAGTGGAACAGGCAAGGAACTGATCGCCCATGCTCTCCACGAAAAAAGTCTTCGTAAAAACAAACCCTTTGTTGCAATTAACTGCGGAGCCCTACGGGAAACTCTTTTAGAGAGTGAGCTTTTTGGCCACGAAAAAGGCGCTTTTACCGGAGCCTATACGCGAAAAATTGGACTCGCCGAAGTGGCTAATGGTGGAACTCTTTTTCTTGATGAAATCGGTGAGTTGAGTCCGGGCATTCAGGCCAAGCTTTTGCGCTTTCTCCAAGAGGGTGAGATTTATCGAGTGGGCGGCAAGGAACCAATTCGAGTCGACATTCGTTTGGTGAGTGCCACCAACAAGGAATTGGATAAGGAAGTCATGCGTGGAAATTTTCGCGAGGACCTCTTCTATCGCATCAACACCATCATGTTACAATCTCCACCTTTGCGTCGAAGGAAAGAGGATATTCCATTTTTGGTGGAATATTTTCTTGCGAAAAGTCCTCACGGATATCTCAATCGTGGCCGTCAGATGAGCGAAGATGCCATTAAAATTTTGATGCGCTACGATTGGCCGGGAAATATTCGTGAGCTTCAGAACGTGTGCGAGAGATTGCAGATTTTGGCGGAAGGCCATATCATTATGCCGGGCGATCTTCCGGAAAACGTCCGCAATCCAGACCATAAAATTATCATTGATGACTATGATCCAACAATGACTCTCCATGAATTGGAAAAGCGGTATATTTTGAAGGCTCTTAACTATTTTGATGGAAACAAAACTCAGGCTGCGAATGCCTTGGGGATTACTATCAAAACTCTCTACAATAAGTTGCATGAATATGGTGAATTTGATCGGTATGCTGTTCATACAAAGCCGATGATACCGACGCCAAAATTCTAG
- a CDS encoding tyrosine-type recombinase/integrase, whose translation MSKVVILPIYTANFLENLQFIENSSLLTIKSYALDLFQAYSDLGVPHYKWNVEKKQFDTRQTAGPSLPYVRYTEDQILRASINAQGRWSHLSPASRQRKSATLKSFLKFLFRENLTSRDLSSQITLPRIPRKIPHFISVDEVIAVIKATATVDISNSELSLTPSKVQSHQTRTLVLLLYGGGLRVSEACHLTWSNVQIEQGILLVTGKGGRERRVAIPRIVMEELKSLPRLGTYVFGATPLSARKAYSLVKKAGMSAGLIKNLNPHALRHSYATHLLSGGMDIRILQDLLGHQSLNSTEKYLHISLEQLARTMEAHHPFGEDPETC comes from the coding sequence GTGAGTAAAGTGGTCATTTTACCAATTTATACGGCCAATTTCCTAGAAAATCTTCAATTTATAGAAAATTCCTCCCTCCTAACCATCAAATCATACGCACTCGACCTCTTTCAGGCCTACAGTGATCTGGGGGTTCCTCACTACAAGTGGAATGTCGAGAAAAAGCAATTTGATACACGCCAAACTGCCGGGCCAAGCCTGCCATATGTCCGCTACACAGAAGATCAAATACTGCGAGCTTCAATCAATGCGCAAGGCCGATGGTCTCATTTGTCTCCCGCAAGTCGACAGAGAAAAAGTGCCACGCTAAAGAGCTTTCTGAAATTTCTTTTTCGCGAAAACCTGACATCTCGTGACCTTTCCTCACAGATCACTCTTCCAAGAATACCAAGAAAGATTCCCCATTTTATTTCCGTGGACGAGGTTATTGCAGTCATTAAAGCAACCGCCACAGTTGACATAAGTAATTCCGAGCTGAGCCTGACCCCATCTAAAGTTCAATCCCATCAAACAAGGACTCTCGTTCTTCTCCTGTATGGTGGAGGTCTCAGGGTTAGCGAAGCTTGTCATCTCACCTGGTCAAACGTACAGATCGAACAAGGGATTCTGCTGGTCACAGGTAAAGGGGGGCGAGAACGACGAGTGGCCATTCCCCGGATTGTGATGGAGGAGCTGAAATCTCTCCCACGGCTGGGAACATACGTTTTTGGCGCAACTCCACTCAGTGCTCGCAAGGCATACTCTCTTGTGAAAAAGGCCGGGATGAGCGCAGGCCTTATAAAAAATCTGAACCCTCATGCCTTAAGACACAGTTATGCCACTCACCTGCTCAGTGGCGGCATGGATATCCGAATTCTCCAGGACCTTCTGGGTCACCAATCATTGAATTCAACCGAAAAATATCTCCATATTAGTCTGGAACAATTGGCCAGAACCATGGAAGCTCATCATCCTTTCGGGGAAGATCCAGAGACCTGTTGA